In the Permianibacter fluminis genome, GATCACCGGCGTCAATGTGCAGCAAAGTGGCATCGCTGTCGGGGTTGATGAGCGTGGCGCGCTGTTGCTTGATACCGACAGCGGTCGACGTGCCATTGTTGCTGGTGAAGTGTCGCTGCGCGGGTCGGCTTAGCGCAGCAATCGATGCCGGATTTGTCGCGGCGTTACTCACGGTCCTTGCCTGCTTTCTGGTAAAACAGGGCCTTTTCCTCAGTCTGCTCCGCAAGAGATCCGCACCCATGTTGTGGCTGGATGTCGGCAATACCCGAATCAAATGGCAGCTGGACAGCGCCGATGGCGTGATTGCCGGTGCCGCCTTGCATGGCAGCGGCGACACGCTGGCGGCCGCGCCGATTTGGGCGGAGCTGCCGGCTCGCACCGAGGTTTGGGTCGCAAGTGTCGCCAGCGCAACGTTGCGGGCGCAAATTGATGCTCTCTGTGCTCAGGCCGGTTGTGCCAGCGTGCATTGGGCGGTCAGTGCCGCGCACATGGGCGGTTTGCACAACAGCTATGCCGAGCCGGCGCGGTTGGGCGTGGATCGCTGGTTGGCGATGTTGGCGGCATGGCGGGAAGCGTGCGGCCCGGTTGTGGTGATCGATGCCGGTTCCGCGATCACGGTGGACTGGGTTGACGAGCATGGTCGTCATCGTGGCGGTCATATCGTGCCCGGCGTCAGCTTGCTGGAACAGGCGCTGCGGCGCGGCACGGCCGCCGTGCGCGCCGAGCCCCAGACCAGTCGGTCGGTGTCGCCGGGCGTCAGTACCGATCAAGCGGTCAATCAGGGCGTTTTGGCCATGGCCGCCGGTTACCTGCGCTACGTGCTGACAGAGGCCTGGCCTGGCTGTGCTTCGGCGAGGTTGCTGCTCTGTGGCGGCGATGGTCCGCTGCTGGAGCCGTTTTTGCCGCGACCGGCCAGTTGGCGGGCGCAGCTGGTCTTGGATGGGCTGCGCGAGTATGCCCGTCTGCATGAACATCGGGAGTAAGGTCGGTGCGCTGGATCGTCATCAGCCTGGTGCTGATAAACGTGCTGATTTTTGGCTGGCGCTGGTGGGCCAGCGAGCCGGAGGTGCCGGCCGTGGTGGCGAAGCCGCCGGCTACGGAAAACCATGCCATCGAATTGCTGGATGAGGACTCGATAACTCCGGTAGCGGCATCAGACGATTCCGCGGTCGAGCCGGTCTCCGAGTCCGCAACGTCCGCCGAAGTGAGCGCTAGCACCGCTGCCGTTGCCACAGAATTGCCCGCTAGCGAGCCAGTAACGCCTGCCGACCCGGCGGCGGCAGTGACCACTACCTCAGCCGGCAGCGCCGCAAATGGCAACAGCGCGAACGGCAACAACAGCATCGCTGCCAGCGCTATAACCCCCGTCTCCACCGGTACCGCAGCAAACGGCGCCGGGGCGGTGCCGGGCGCCTCTGCAACTATGCAACCGATCGCCGCTGCGCCGGTGCCGTTCTGTGCCTGGACCGACTGGCAGCCTGCCCCGGCAAAGCCAGACACCGCCACACCGGATGCCGCAGCGTTGGTGGTCAAAACCGAAACCCGCGAACAGGAAACGGGCCGCAGCTACTTGGTCTACATCCCCGGCAAGGCCAGTCGGGAACAGACCTTGGCGCGTCTGGCCGAGCTCAAGGCCGCAGGGCTGGAGGCGGCGTTCCTGAACAAGGGGCCGCAGGTCGGCGGAGTTTCGCTCGGCTTGTTCAGCAAGGAAGAGTCGCTGCAGACCAAGCTGGCCGAGCTGAAGGCGGCCGGGATTGGCGATGCTCGCGGTATCGAGCGCATCCGTACCGAAAGCCAGCAACGCCAGTTATGGCGCTGGACTGGCGAAAAAACGCCCAGCCCCGTGATAAATCAGCAACTTGTTTCGTGTAATGACGTTGCGCCGGCGGCTTCAGGACAGTAGAATTTGCGCCCCTTTGCGGGAAGCAAGCTGTTGGGTGTGTCAGTCGGTGTGGCTCGGAATGAGCAGCGCAGTCAGGCAAATTCAAGAGCCCAATGCTGGCTTAGCTCAGTCGGTAGAGCAACTGACTTGTAATCAGTAGGTCGTGAGTTCGAGTCCCACAGCCAGCACCATCATTTCGCAAAGGACGCCCCGTCCGGGACGACAGCAAGCGGCTGACGCAGCTTGCAAAACCCCGGCCAGGTTGGCAGAATGCGCGGCCTTTGCGGCCGGGCTCAGCCAACCGCAAGGTGAGTAAATAATAAGGAGTACCCGGAGGGGTACCCGAGTGGCCAAAGGGATCAGACTGTAAATCTGACGGCACTGCCTTCGAAGGTTCGAATCCTTCCCCCTCCACCAGATTTTGGTGTTGCAGCAACGAGTTGATGGGAGCACGCGCCGGCTTGGCTGGCGCGGGTTCGACGAAGCAAGGCTTCGGAACGCGCGGGTATAGTTCAATGGTAGAACTCCAGCCTTCCAAGCTGGTAGCGCGGGTTCGATTCCCGCTACCCGCTCCACACTCCAGCAACACTGGCTCGCAAGAGCGCAGGATGTTGCTGATATAGCTCAGTAGGTAGAGCACTCCCTTGGTAAGGGAGAGGTCTCCGGTTCGAGTCCGGATATCAGCACCAGGATTCGGGTCGAATGGCCCGGCTGAGGGCTGCCGCACGTTTGCGGCGGCCCGTTTGTGTTAATGCCCAAATGGGCACATTTTTAACGGCGTAGTTCTAGTTACGCGCTCGCGGAGGCAGCCATGTCGAAGGAAAAGTTTGAACGTACAAAGCCCCACGTGAACGTGGGCACCATCGGTCACGTTGACCATGGCAAGACCTCGCTGACGGCAGCGCTGACCATTGTCACCGCGCGCAAGTACGGCGGCGAAGTCAAGAACTACGCGGACATCGACGCGGCGCCGGAAGAGCGCGCGCGCGGTATCACCATCAACACCGCTCACGTCGAATACGAATCGGCCAACCGCCACTACGCGCACGTTGACTGCCCGGGCCACGCTGACTACGTCAAAAACATGATCACCGGTGCTGCCCAGATGGACGGCGCGGTGCTGGTCGTGTCGGCTGCCGACGGTCCGATGCCGCAAACCCGCGAACACATCCTGCTGTCGCGCCAAGTCGGCGTGCCGTACATCGTCGTGTTCCTGAACAAGTGCGACATGGTCGACGACGCCGAGCTGCTCGAGCTGGTCGAAATGGAAGTGCGCGAACTGCTGAGCGCCTATGACTTCCCGGGCGACGACACCCCGATCATCCGCGGTTCGGCCAAGCTCGCCATCGAAGGCGACCAAGGCGAATTCGGCGAACAAGCGATCATGAAGCTGCTGGAAGCGCTGGACACCTACATCCCGCAACCGGAGCGCGCGATTGACAAGCCGTTCCTGCTGCCGGTCGAAGACGTGTTCTCGATCTCGGGTCGCGGTACCGTCGTGACTGGTCGTGTTGAGCGCGGCATCGTCAAAGTCGGCGAAGAAATCGAAATCGTCGGCCTGAAAGACACCGTCAAGACCACCGTCACCGGCGTCGAAATGTTCCGCAAGCTGCTCGACGAAGGTCGTGCGGGCGACAACGTTGGCGTGCTGCTGCGCGGCACCAAGCGTGAAGACGTCGAGCGTGGTCAAGTGCTGGCCAAGCCGGGCTCGATCAAGCCGCACACCAAGTTCGAATCGGAAGTGTACGTGTTGTCGAAAGAAGAAGGCGGTCGTCACACCCCGTTCTTCAAAGGCTACCGTCCGCAATTCTACTTCCGTACGACCGACGTGACGGGCGCCATCGAACTGCCGGAAGGCGTCGAGATGGTGATGCCGGGCGACAACATCAAGATGGTGGTGACCCTGATCGCCCCGATCGCGATGGACGACGGTCTGCGTTTCGCGATTCGCGAAGGCGGCCGTACCGTTGGCGCCGGCGTTGTTGCCAAGATCATTGCCTAATTTGCAGTTGCAGTAGTCGGCGGGAGCTAACCCCTCCCGCCGCTTCCTCAAAAAGGAAGACAGCTTGACGGGAAACGGCGTCAAGTTGGCAAGCCAAACCGTTTCACGATTTTAGGTCAGTAGCTCAATTGGCAGAGCGTCGGTCTCCAAAACCGAAGGTTGGGGGTTCGAGGCCCTCCTGGCCTGCCATTTTCTTGTTTGCCCGCGCCACTGGCGCGGCCAGACAAGCGGTAAAAAAACGCGCTGATGCGCGCTATGCCTCCGGGCACGAGACGACAGGACATGACGACCAACGTTGAACAGACTCCGACTCGCCTGGACTCCTTGAAGTGGATTCTGGTGGCCTTCTTGATTGCTGTGGCAGTCGTGGGCAACCAGTACTTCGTCGAGCAGGCTTGGTACTTCCGCGCGATTGGTGTGATCGTTGCGCTGGCAGTGGCCGCGGTAGTCGCCTTGCAAACCCAGAAAGGCCGTGATGCCTTGGAGTTTGCCAAAGAAGCGCGCACTGAAATTCGCAAGGTCGTTTGGCCGACTCGCCAGGAAACCGTGCAGACCACCATCATCGTTGCGATTTTCGTGGTTGTGATTGCGCTGTTCCTGTGGCTGGTTGACTGGCTGCTGGTGTGGGCGCTCGGCTTCATCATCGCCTAAAAGGAGAACGACAATGGCGATGCGGTGGTATGTGGTGCAAGCCTATTCCGGTTTTGAAAACCGGGTGAAAAAAGGTCTGGAAGAGCGCATTCAAATGCACAGTCTCCAGCACCTGTTTGGCAAAGTGCTGGTGCCAACCGAAGAAGTCGTTGAGCTTCGCGGTGGCAGCAAACGCAAAAGCGAACGCAAATTTTTCCCGGGTTATGTCCTGGTGCAGATGGATCTCAACGAAGAGAGCTGGCACTTGGTCAAGGAAACCCCGCGCGTGCTCGGTTTCATCGGTGGCACGCCAGAAAAGCCGGCACCGATTTCCGACAAAGAAGCCGATGCGATTCTGCATCGGGTCGAAGAAGGTTCGGAAAAGCCGCGGCCGAAAGTATTGTTCGAACCGGGCGAAATGGTCCGGGTCACCGATGGTCCGTTCGCGGATTTCAACGGTGTGGTCGAGACGGTCGATTACGAAAAGAACCGTCTGAAAGTTTCGGTCCTGATCTTTGGCCGCTCCACTCCGGTGGAACTGGACTTTGGTCAGGTCGAGAAGGGCTGATTGCGTAGGCAATCGGCCTGATGCCGTTTCTGCTGGTCAAGTGGCCGTAGAAGCGAACATCGAAAGGGGAGCCTCCCCGTATCGGATGTGAATCTTGATATCGGTGGGCGCGTTCGAACCCAATGAGGATTTTCACTCATGGCAAAGAAAGTACAAGCTTACGTCAAGCTGCAAGTCAAGGCCGGTATGGCCAACCCAAGTCCGCCGATCGGCCCAGCGCTCGGTCAGCAGGGCGTCAACATCATGGAGTTCTGCAAACAGTTCAACGCTCAGACCGACAAGGTCGAGAAAGGACTGCCGCTGCCGGTCGTTATCACCGTGTACAGCGATCGCAGCTTCACATTCATCACCAAGACGCCGCCAGCTTCTGTTCTGATCAAGAAATCGCTTGGTCTGGAAAGTGGCTCGTCGCGTCCGAACACCCAGAAAGTCGGCAAGATTTCCCGCGCCAAGCTGGAAGAAATTGCCAAGATCAAGCAACCGGATTTGACCGCTGCTGATCTGGAAGCGGCCGTGCGCACTGTCGCCGGTACCGCGCGTTCCATGGGCGTCGAGGTGGAGGTTTAATCATGGCCAAGCTTACCAAGCGCGCCAAAGCCATTCGTGCCGCCGTTGACCGCAGCAAAGTGTATGCGGCTGACGATGCGCTGAACCTGCTGAAGTCAGTCAGCAAAGTGAAGTTCGTTGAGAGCGTTGACGTTGCCGTCAACCTCGGTGTGGATCCGCGGAAATCGGATCAAGTCGTGCGCGGCGCCACCGTGTTGCCGAACGGCACCGGTAAAACCGTTCGTGTGGCCGTGTTCACCCAGGGTGCAAATGCCGAAGCTGCGAAAGCCGCTGGCGCTGACATCATTGGTATGGACGACCTGGCTGCCAGCATCAAAGCCGGCAAAATGGATTTCGATCTCGTTATCGCCTCTCCGGATGCGATGCGCGTGGTCGGTACCCTCGGCCAGATCCTCGGCCCACGTGGTTTGATGCCGAACCCGAAAGTCGGCACCGTGACTGCTGATGTGGCTCAGGCCGTGAAAAACGCCAAAGCCGGTCAGGTCCAGTACCGTACCGACAAGGCCGGTATCATTCACGCCACCATCGGCAAGTCGAGCTTCGAAGTGAACGCCCTGCGCGAAAACCTCGAAGCCCTGCTGACCGCCCTGCGTCGCGCCAAGCCGGCGACCGCAAAAGGTCAGTACATGAAGAAAATTTCCCTGTCGACCACCATGGGCCCTGGCGTCCAGGTCGACGCGGGCAGCCTGAACATCGGCGAGTAATCGCCGGTTTAGGTAGTAACTGATTTGCGGGTGCGTACGCGCACCCGAACGTTCTTTGGGTTGCCGTGCGGCGCCGCGTTCTTCACCGAATGCAGTGCCGGATACGGCAACCGTCAAAGACCGCAGGGGTTGCTGAGCAGGTGGCGGCAACTTAATACGACACCCTGCGCAGACGGTGATACCCGACTCATTCTCTGAGAGGGTCCACCGTGGGGGAGTCACTCTCCGGGTTTCGGCCTGAGGTGATTCAAACATGGCGGTTCCGTTGCAAGACGGAACATGTGGAGGTGAATCAAGTGGCACTTGGTCTCGAAGGCAAAAAGGCCATTGTTGACGAAGTCGCGGTCATTGCGGCCAAAGCGACGTCAGCAGTGTTGGCCGAATACCGTGGTCTCACGGTCGCCGAACTGACCTCGCTGCGCGTGAAAGCTCGTCAACAAGGCGTGTACATCAAAGTTGTACGCAACACGTTGGCGCGTCGCGCAGTAGAAGGCACCGATTTCGCCTGCCTGCAACCAGCGTTGGTTGGCCCGGTCATTTGCGCTTTCTCCCTGAACGAGCCGGCAACTGCCGCGCGCGTGCTCAAGGAAATCAGCAAGGGCAATGACAAATTCAAGGTCACCGCACTGGCGTTCGAAGGCAAGTTGATGGATGGCAAGCAGCTGGACTTTTTGGCCAGCCTGCCGACCAAAGACGAAGCCTACGCAATGCTGGCCCGCACCCTGCTCGAAATCCCGTCCAAAGTGGCGCGGGTTCTGCAGGCTGTTGCCGACCAGAAGCAAGCAGCGTAACCGTAATCATCCTTTTAGAATTGTTTGCAGGAGAATGAGCAATGGCTCTGTCGAAAGACGATATCGTTAACGCCGTCGCCGCGATGAGCGTCAGCGAAGTGGTCGAGCTGGTCAAGGCGATCGAAGAGAAGTTTGGCGTGTCGGCTGCTGCCGCCGTTGTTGCTGCTGGCCCGGCCGCTGCTGCTGCCGTGGAAGAGCAGACCGAATTCACGGTCAAGCTGACCGATTTCGGCGCCAACAAGGTCAACGTCATCAAAGTGATTCGCGAAATCACTGGCCTGGGTCTGAAAGAAGCCAAAGACCTGGTCGAAGGCGTGCCGAGCACCGTCAAAGAAGGTGTCTCGAAGGCCGATGCCGATGGCATCAAGAAGAAGCTGGAAGAAGCCGGCGCCAAGGTCGAAATCAAGTAAGGTTTCGCTTGGGCGATCTGGACCATTCCAGTCGCTGTGCATTGGGCTGGTGGCAAAACGCCACCGGCCTTTTGCCGCTTGCGAGAACCCGCGTTTGTGCGGGCGCTTGGCAGGCGTGTTGAGCAGGTTGCGTTTTGATACGGCCTTGCGGTCTGACGGGGAGCAAACCCGGCGGTCCAGGGTTGGCGCAGCACGGGGATAGTCGGTAGCACCGTATCAAGTACCGATTGTCGGTGGGTTTAGTCGAGTGAGGACGTGAGATGGCGTACTCGTATACAGAGAAAAAACGGATCCGTAAGGATTTCGGTAAACAGGCCAAGATCATTGAAGTGCCGGAGTTGCTGGCGATTCAATTGGATTCTTATCGGCAGTTCCTTTATGGCAGCAATGGCGTTGTCAAAATGGCCTCCGGTCTGGATTCGGCCTTCCAGTCGGTGTTCCCGATCAGCAGTTACTCGGGCAACGCGACTCTCGAATATGTCGCCTCGCATCTCGGTGAGCCACCGTTTGATGTCAAAGAGTGTCTGATTCGTGGCTTGACCTATGGCGCGCCGCTGCGGGTCAAAATCCGCCTGGTGATTTTCGATAAGGAAGCCAAGGCCGGTACCGTCAAGGACATCCGCGAGCAAGAAGTGTACATGGGCGAAATTCCGCTCATGACCGAAAACGGTACCTTCATCATCAACGGTACCGAGCGCGTCATCGTCTCGCAATTGCACCGTTCGCCTGGCGTGTTCTTCGAACACGACAAAGGCAAAACGCATAGCTCGGGCAAGTTGCTGTTCTCGGCACGGATCATTCCGTATCGTGGTTCCTGGCTAGATTTCGAATTCGATCCGAAAGACTGCGTGTTTGTCCGTATCGACCGTCGTCGCA is a window encoding:
- the rplA gene encoding 50S ribosomal protein L1; translated protein: MAKLTKRAKAIRAAVDRSKVYAADDALNLLKSVSKVKFVESVDVAVNLGVDPRKSDQVVRGATVLPNGTGKTVRVAVFTQGANAEAAKAAGADIIGMDDLAASIKAGKMDFDLVIASPDAMRVVGTLGQILGPRGLMPNPKVGTVTADVAQAVKNAKAGQVQYRTDKAGIIHATIGKSSFEVNALRENLEALLTALRRAKPATAKGQYMKKISLSTTMGPGVQVDAGSLNIGE
- the rplK gene encoding 50S ribosomal protein L11; the protein is MAKKVQAYVKLQVKAGMANPSPPIGPALGQQGVNIMEFCKQFNAQTDKVEKGLPLPVVITVYSDRSFTFITKTPPASVLIKKSLGLESGSSRPNTQKVGKISRAKLEEIAKIKQPDLTAADLEAAVRTVAGTARSMGVEVEV
- the tuf gene encoding elongation factor Tu; the encoded protein is MSKEKFERTKPHVNVGTIGHVDHGKTSLTAALTIVTARKYGGEVKNYADIDAAPEERARGITINTAHVEYESANRHYAHVDCPGHADYVKNMITGAAQMDGAVLVVSAADGPMPQTREHILLSRQVGVPYIVVFLNKCDMVDDAELLELVEMEVRELLSAYDFPGDDTPIIRGSAKLAIEGDQGEFGEQAIMKLLEALDTYIPQPERAIDKPFLLPVEDVFSISGRGTVVTGRVERGIVKVGEEIEIVGLKDTVKTTVTGVEMFRKLLDEGRAGDNVGVLLRGTKREDVERGQVLAKPGSIKPHTKFESEVYVLSKEEGGRHTPFFKGYRPQFYFRTTDVTGAIELPEGVEMVMPGDNIKMVVTLIAPIAMDDGLRFAIREGGRTVGAGVVAKIIA
- the rplJ gene encoding 50S ribosomal protein L10, with the protein product MALGLEGKKAIVDEVAVIAAKATSAVLAEYRGLTVAELTSLRVKARQQGVYIKVVRNTLARRAVEGTDFACLQPALVGPVICAFSLNEPATAARVLKEISKGNDKFKVTALAFEGKLMDGKQLDFLASLPTKDEAYAMLARTLLEIPSKVARVLQAVADQKQAA
- the nusG gene encoding transcription termination/antitermination protein NusG; its protein translation is MAMRWYVVQAYSGFENRVKKGLEERIQMHSLQHLFGKVLVPTEEVVELRGGSKRKSERKFFPGYVLVQMDLNEESWHLVKETPRVLGFIGGTPEKPAPISDKEADAILHRVEEGSEKPRPKVLFEPGEMVRVTDGPFADFNGVVETVDYEKNRLKVSVLIFGRSTPVELDFGQVEKG
- the secE gene encoding preprotein translocase subunit SecE — encoded protein: MTTNVEQTPTRLDSLKWILVAFLIAVAVVGNQYFVEQAWYFRAIGVIVALAVAAVVALQTQKGRDALEFAKEARTEIRKVVWPTRQETVQTTIIVAIFVVVIALFLWLVDWLLVWALGFIIA
- the rplL gene encoding 50S ribosomal protein L7/L12, producing the protein MALSKDDIVNAVAAMSVSEVVELVKAIEEKFGVSAAAAVVAAGPAAAAAVEEQTEFTVKLTDFGANKVNVIKVIREITGLGLKEAKDLVEGVPSTVKEGVSKADADGIKKKLEEAGAKVEIK
- a CDS encoding type III pantothenate kinase, translated to MLWLDVGNTRIKWQLDSADGVIAGAALHGSGDTLAAAPIWAELPARTEVWVASVASATLRAQIDALCAQAGCASVHWAVSAAHMGGLHNSYAEPARLGVDRWLAMLAAWREACGPVVVIDAGSAITVDWVDEHGRHRGGHIVPGVSLLEQALRRGTAAVRAEPQTSRSVSPGVSTDQAVNQGVLAMAAGYLRYVLTEAWPGCASARLLLCGGDGPLLEPFLPRPASWRAQLVLDGLREYARLHEHRE